One window of Chionomys nivalis chromosome 18, mChiNiv1.1, whole genome shotgun sequence genomic DNA carries:
- the Fdps gene encoding farnesyl pyrophosphate synthase isoform X1, which produces MPLSRWLRSAGVFLLPAPCWAPRERCLGSEQRPSLAYRCPVLGAWHSARWWCQVWTEEPRAFCSSLRMNGNQKLEACNQDRQDFVQHFSQIVKVLTEDELGHPETGDAIARLKEVLEYNAVGGKYNRGLTVLQAFRELVEPRKQDAESLQRALTVGWCVELLQAFFLVSDDIMDSSLTRRGQICWYQKPGIGLDAVNDALLLEACIYRLLKLYCREQPYYLNLLELFLQSSYQTEIGQTLDLITAPQGHVDLGRYTEKRYKSIVKYKTAFYSFYLPVAAAMYMAGIDGEKEHANAKKILLEMGEFFQIQDDYLDLFGDPSVTGKVGTDIQDNKCSWLVVQCLLRATPQQRQILEENYGQKDPEKVAQVKALYEALDLPAVFLKYEEDSYSRLQSLVEQYSAPLPPAIFLELAKKIYKRKK; this is translated from the exons ATGCCCTTGTCCCGCTGGCTGAGATCTGCGGGGGTCTTCCTGCTGCCGGCCCCCTGCTGGGCACCCCGGGAGAGGTGTCTTGGTTCCGAACAACGACCCTCCCTGGCATATAGGTGTCCAGTCCTGGGGGCCTGGCACAGTGCCCGCTGGTGGTGCCAAGTGTGGACAGAGGAGCCTCG AGCATTTTGTTCCTCTCTCAGAATGAATGGGAACCAGAAATTGGAGGCTTGTAACCAAGACAGGCAGGATTTTGTCCAGCACTTCTCCCAGATTGTCAAGGTGCTGACTGAGGACGAGCTAGGCCACCCGGAGACAGGCGATGCCATTGCCCGGCTCAAGGAG GTCCTGGAGTACAATGCTGTGGGAGGCAAGTACAATCGGGGTTTGACTGTGCTCCAAGCCTTCCGGGAGCTGGTAGAGCCAAGGAAACAGGATGCCGAGAGTCTGCAGCGGGCCCTGACTGTGGGCTGGTGTGTAGAACTG ctccaGGCTTTCTTCCTTGTGTCAGATGACATCATGGATTCTTCTCTCACTCGACGCGGACAGATCTGCTGGTACCAGAAGCCAGGCATAGGCTTGGATGCTGTCAATGATGCTCTGCTTCTGGAAGCCTGCATCTACCGCCTGTTGAAGTTGTACTGCAGGGAGCAGCCCTACTACCTGAACCTGCTGGAGCTCTTTCTGCAG AGCTCCTATCAGACAGAGATTGGGCAGACCCTTGACCTCATAACAGCACCCCAGGGCCATGTGGATCTTGGTAGATACACTGAAAAGAG GTACAAATCTATTGTCAAGTACAAGACGGCTTTCTATTCTTTCTACCTGCCTGTGGCGGCTGCCATGTACATG GCAGGCATTGATGGGGAGAAGGAACATGCCAATGCCAAGAAGATCCTGCTGGAGATGGGCGAGTTCTTTCAGATACAG GACGACTACCTTGATCTCTTCGGTGACCCCAGTGTGACTGGAAAGGTCGGCACTGACATCCAGGACAACAAATGCAGCTGGCTGGTGGTTCAGTGTCTGCTACGAGCCACTCCGCAACAGCGTCAGATCTTAGAG GAGAATTACGGGCAGAAGGACCCAGAGAAGGTAGCACAGGTGAAAGCGCTGTACGAAGCGCTGGATCTGCCAGCTGTGTTCCTAAAGTACGAGGAAGACAGCTACAGCCGCCTCCAGAGCCTCGTGGAGCAGTACTCTGCACCGTTGCCCCCAGCCATCTTCCTGGAACTAGCAAAGAAGATCTACAAGCGGAAAAAGTGA
- the Fdps gene encoding farnesyl pyrophosphate synthase isoform X3, translating into MNGNQKLEACNQDRQDFVQHFSQIVKVLTEDELGHPETGDAIARLKEVLEYNAVGGKYNRGLTVLQAFRELVEPRKQDAESLQRALTVGWCVELLQAFFLVSDDIMDSSLTRRGQICWYQKPGIGLDAVNDALLLEACIYRLLKLYCREQPYYLNLLELFLQSSYQTEIGQTLDLITAPQGHVDLGRYTEKRYKSIVKYKTAFYSFYLPVAAAMYMAGIDGEKEHANAKKILLEMGEFFQIQDDYLDLFGDPSVTGKVGTDIQDNKCSWLVVQCLLRATPQQRQILEENYGQKDPEKVAQVKALYEALDLPAVFLKYEEDSYSRLQSLVEQYSAPLPPAIFLELAKKIYKRKK; encoded by the exons ATGAATGGGAACCAGAAATTGGAGGCTTGTAACCAAGACAGGCAGGATTTTGTCCAGCACTTCTCCCAGATTGTCAAGGTGCTGACTGAGGACGAGCTAGGCCACCCGGAGACAGGCGATGCCATTGCCCGGCTCAAGGAG GTCCTGGAGTACAATGCTGTGGGAGGCAAGTACAATCGGGGTTTGACTGTGCTCCAAGCCTTCCGGGAGCTGGTAGAGCCAAGGAAACAGGATGCCGAGAGTCTGCAGCGGGCCCTGACTGTGGGCTGGTGTGTAGAACTG ctccaGGCTTTCTTCCTTGTGTCAGATGACATCATGGATTCTTCTCTCACTCGACGCGGACAGATCTGCTGGTACCAGAAGCCAGGCATAGGCTTGGATGCTGTCAATGATGCTCTGCTTCTGGAAGCCTGCATCTACCGCCTGTTGAAGTTGTACTGCAGGGAGCAGCCCTACTACCTGAACCTGCTGGAGCTCTTTCTGCAG AGCTCCTATCAGACAGAGATTGGGCAGACCCTTGACCTCATAACAGCACCCCAGGGCCATGTGGATCTTGGTAGATACACTGAAAAGAG GTACAAATCTATTGTCAAGTACAAGACGGCTTTCTATTCTTTCTACCTGCCTGTGGCGGCTGCCATGTACATG GCAGGCATTGATGGGGAGAAGGAACATGCCAATGCCAAGAAGATCCTGCTGGAGATGGGCGAGTTCTTTCAGATACAG GACGACTACCTTGATCTCTTCGGTGACCCCAGTGTGACTGGAAAGGTCGGCACTGACATCCAGGACAACAAATGCAGCTGGCTGGTGGTTCAGTGTCTGCTACGAGCCACTCCGCAACAGCGTCAGATCTTAGAG GAGAATTACGGGCAGAAGGACCCAGAGAAGGTAGCACAGGTGAAAGCGCTGTACGAAGCGCTGGATCTGCCAGCTGTGTTCCTAAAGTACGAGGAAGACAGCTACAGCCGCCTCCAGAGCCTCGTGGAGCAGTACTCTGCACCGTTGCCCCCAGCCATCTTCCTGGAACTAGCAAAGAAGATCTACAAGCGGAAAAAGTGA
- the Fdps gene encoding farnesyl pyrophosphate synthase isoform X2 has product MPLSRWLRSAGVFLLPAPCWAPRERCLGSEQRPSLAYRCPVLGAWHSARWWCQVWTEEPRMNGNQKLEACNQDRQDFVQHFSQIVKVLTEDELGHPETGDAIARLKEVLEYNAVGGKYNRGLTVLQAFRELVEPRKQDAESLQRALTVGWCVELLQAFFLVSDDIMDSSLTRRGQICWYQKPGIGLDAVNDALLLEACIYRLLKLYCREQPYYLNLLELFLQSSYQTEIGQTLDLITAPQGHVDLGRYTEKRYKSIVKYKTAFYSFYLPVAAAMYMAGIDGEKEHANAKKILLEMGEFFQIQDDYLDLFGDPSVTGKVGTDIQDNKCSWLVVQCLLRATPQQRQILEENYGQKDPEKVAQVKALYEALDLPAVFLKYEEDSYSRLQSLVEQYSAPLPPAIFLELAKKIYKRKK; this is encoded by the exons ATGCCCTTGTCCCGCTGGCTGAGATCTGCGGGGGTCTTCCTGCTGCCGGCCCCCTGCTGGGCACCCCGGGAGAGGTGTCTTGGTTCCGAACAACGACCCTCCCTGGCATATAGGTGTCCAGTCCTGGGGGCCTGGCACAGTGCCCGCTGGTGGTGCCAAGTGTGGACAGAGGAGCCTCG AATGAATGGGAACCAGAAATTGGAGGCTTGTAACCAAGACAGGCAGGATTTTGTCCAGCACTTCTCCCAGATTGTCAAGGTGCTGACTGAGGACGAGCTAGGCCACCCGGAGACAGGCGATGCCATTGCCCGGCTCAAGGAG GTCCTGGAGTACAATGCTGTGGGAGGCAAGTACAATCGGGGTTTGACTGTGCTCCAAGCCTTCCGGGAGCTGGTAGAGCCAAGGAAACAGGATGCCGAGAGTCTGCAGCGGGCCCTGACTGTGGGCTGGTGTGTAGAACTG ctccaGGCTTTCTTCCTTGTGTCAGATGACATCATGGATTCTTCTCTCACTCGACGCGGACAGATCTGCTGGTACCAGAAGCCAGGCATAGGCTTGGATGCTGTCAATGATGCTCTGCTTCTGGAAGCCTGCATCTACCGCCTGTTGAAGTTGTACTGCAGGGAGCAGCCCTACTACCTGAACCTGCTGGAGCTCTTTCTGCAG AGCTCCTATCAGACAGAGATTGGGCAGACCCTTGACCTCATAACAGCACCCCAGGGCCATGTGGATCTTGGTAGATACACTGAAAAGAG GTACAAATCTATTGTCAAGTACAAGACGGCTTTCTATTCTTTCTACCTGCCTGTGGCGGCTGCCATGTACATG GCAGGCATTGATGGGGAGAAGGAACATGCCAATGCCAAGAAGATCCTGCTGGAGATGGGCGAGTTCTTTCAGATACAG GACGACTACCTTGATCTCTTCGGTGACCCCAGTGTGACTGGAAAGGTCGGCACTGACATCCAGGACAACAAATGCAGCTGGCTGGTGGTTCAGTGTCTGCTACGAGCCACTCCGCAACAGCGTCAGATCTTAGAG GAGAATTACGGGCAGAAGGACCCAGAGAAGGTAGCACAGGTGAAAGCGCTGTACGAAGCGCTGGATCTGCCAGCTGTGTTCCTAAAGTACGAGGAAGACAGCTACAGCCGCCTCCAGAGCCTCGTGGAGCAGTACTCTGCACCGTTGCCCCCAGCCATCTTCCTGGAACTAGCAAAGAAGATCTACAAGCGGAAAAAGTGA